From Thermoleophilia bacterium, one genomic window encodes:
- a CDS encoding glycosyltransferase family 2 protein, producing MKVIIQIPCLDEEETLPATLADLPTEMAGVDLIETLVVDDGSTDGTIDVAIRNGVDHIVKLPNNRGLATGFQAGLDACLKLGADIVVNTDADNQYAGKDIPLLIQPILDGRAEMVVGDRDVDTIEHFSPSKKFLQSFGSWVVRRLSDTDITDATSGFRAYNREAALQLLVVDNFTYTLESLIQAGKARVAVDEVVIRTNAKTRDSRLFGSTSAYVRRNGLAILRIYARYEPLKVFSALAAIAGLAAITAWMPFLLDWIFNGDRDGHIQSLLLGGVLFIVSIQLFALGIIGDLLAGQRVMTQRVFERVRRIELELGVEPTHQLDPPRDRTPV from the coding sequence ATGAAGGTAATCATCCAGATCCCATGTCTCGACGAGGAGGAAACCCTCCCGGCCACCCTGGCCGATCTCCCCACGGAGATGGCCGGAGTCGACCTGATCGAGACCCTTGTAGTCGATGATGGATCGACCGACGGCACCATCGATGTCGCCATCCGGAACGGCGTCGACCACATCGTCAAGTTGCCGAACAACCGCGGCCTGGCCACCGGATTCCAGGCCGGTCTCGACGCCTGCCTGAAGCTGGGCGCCGACATCGTGGTCAACACCGACGCTGACAACCAGTACGCCGGCAAGGACATCCCGTTGCTGATCCAGCCGATCCTCGACGGCCGGGCCGAAATGGTCGTGGGCGACCGCGACGTCGACACGATCGAGCATTTTTCGCCGTCCAAGAAGTTCCTCCAGAGCTTCGGCAGCTGGGTCGTGCGACGCCTTTCCGATACCGATATCACCGACGCCACGTCCGGATTCCGGGCGTACAACCGCGAAGCGGCGCTTCAGCTGCTGGTCGTCGACAACTTCACCTACACGCTCGAGAGCCTGATCCAGGCGGGCAAGGCCCGGGTCGCTGTCGACGAAGTCGTGATCCGCACCAACGCCAAGACCAGGGACTCGAGGCTCTTCGGCTCGACCTCGGCCTACGTCAGGCGAAACGGCCTGGCGATCCTCCGGATCTACGCCCGCTACGAACCGCTCAAGGTCTTCTCGGCCCTGGCCGCGATCGCGGGCCTCGCGGCGATCACCGCCTGGATGCCGTTCCTGCTCGACTGGATCTTCAATGGCGACCGTGACGGCCACATCCAGTCGCTGCTGCTCGGCGGCGTGCTCTTCATCGTCTCGATCCAGCTCTTCGCCCTGGGCATCATCGGCGACCTGCTGGCCGGACAAAGGGTCATGACCCAGCGCGTATTTGAGAGAGTGCGGAGAATCGAACTCGAACTGGGGGTCGAACCGACCCATCAGCTCGACCCTCCCCGCGACCGCACTCCGGTCTAG